From the Candidatus Omnitrophota bacterium genome, the window TGAGTTTAATTGGATTATTGTCACTGTTCCATTTTTAAGCGTTGTCTTTGTTTTACCGTCGTTAAACTTAAACGATACTATCTCTAGCGTGCTTGTCCCTGGCTTGGCATCCGGGGCTATTTCCGCGGCAAGATTAAATAACACTCCCTGACCAGACGCGCTATTTACTCCATAAGAGGCTACTTTTACTTGTCCATCAGTAATATTATAAACTGGATTACCCCATGCAGAAACAATGCTTCCGGAATTATTCACTGAAGTAATCTTAATTGCCGCCGGGTCAAATTTGATGGTTGCCTCGCAGGCAATAAACCCTAAACCGCTTATATCGCTGGTAGATAAAGCAATAGTAATACCCTTATCATTTGCTTTGGCCTGGATATCCGATAAGCTGACCTCTATGGCGCGTTCACTGCGCGCCTTTTCTTCAAATGACTTTGATAAAGCTGAAGCTATGGATTCTTTAGCAAAGGTGCTGGGAGAGACCACTTCAATTACGGTAGATTGCCCGTTTTTGGTTAAGAATATCCCCACAGGCGTAGTATCAGTTTCAGATAAATAAATCGCAATCATCTGCTTTTTGGGATCTTGGGCATAGATATAGGCCTTTGCCTTGTTAAGCGCGGACTGCACTTCTTTTAAAGTAGTATCATAATCATAGGCCACGGTATTTTTTATGGCATTGCCTCTTGATTGCTCCAGCTGTTCTGTGGATATTCCCGCGAATCCCTTTGCCGCTTCTTTTACCTTCGCGCATCCGGATAATAAAATTACCGCCATAACTAAACCAAATACGCATAAATTATTGCTTTTCATATTTCTATGCTCCTTTCTAATTAGAATGGGTAATGAGCATGAGCAGTGGGGTTGGGGTGGGAATTGGAATGAGACATTTATCCTCACCCCCACCCTCATCCTATACTCACTACTCACCACTGATTACTCATCCTTACCTGTTATTCATTCACCAATTGTAATATTTTATCCAAATTCCTGCGTGCCTCCTCTTCTCCCCTTTTCACAAAATCCTGCGCGCGTGAAAGCTCCATCCAATGCAAACCTTTTGTGTCCGGATGAAGGATTATATCCGCAAGCTTGCCTTCCCTCTGGGCTAATTCAGACTGCATAAACTCTATACTGCTAAACACAGCGTTAAAAATATTCATCTTCATTCTGTCTTTGTAATACTGACCCAGATTAAACCAGCTTCTCTTAACCGGCTTATCAATTGCTGCGGAAGATGCCAAATCCTCTTTTGACGGAGTAACATTAACCGCGATGATCTTTTTTACCCCCGCGCTAAACAATGGCTCTGTGGGAACCGGATGGATAAGGCCTCCGTCAAAAAGCACCTCGCCTTTAAAAAGAAAGGGGCGAAAAATCCCGGGCATAGAGCAGCTGGCCATGATCGCGTCTGCCAAAAGGCCTTTTTCAATAACCTTAGGCTGCTTTCTTTTCACATCGCTGGCTACTATCTTTAAAGGAAGGCGTAGATCATAAAAAGTCTTATTGCCAAAATGTTTTTTCAGGAAAGCGTAAAGCTTTTTCCCTTTGACAAAAGCAACTAACGGAAGAGTTAAATCAATTATCTCCCAGATATAACGCGGATCCTTAAAATCTTCGGTTGCCTGAAGGATCTCTTGGCTTGACTTTCCCATTGCCCATAACCCGGCGATTACCGCCCCCATGCTTGCCCCGGAGATAACGTCTATTGGTATATTCTCTTCTTCAATCACCTTCAGGACCCCGACATGGCAGAAACCATACGCCACCCCTACTCCTAAAGCCAAGCCTACCTGCGTTTCTCCCACCTGACGGCAGATCCTGCGCACAGCTTGAGAATATTCAGATGAAGCAGCATCTAAAATTAAGCGCTCTGAAGCGCTAAAACCTATGCGCGGCAAAGTGGCAAAAATATTGTGCTCTAAAAGTTCAGCCTGCTCAAGGTACGCAATCTTAGCCAGCTTATATTCATTGATCACTACTTTTATTTTATCTTCTGGAAATTCAAATTTTTCCCTTAGATGGTCGATCAAATTACGGGTCTTTTTTAAATCTACCGGGTCGGGGCTGGTTAAAAGGTGCAGCGCATCCGACTGGTTCAATACCCTGAAAACAAAATCATCCATAATCGACGGCAAATCAAGCACTACATAATTGTAATCATTGACCAAGAAATTCATAACATCTACTAACTTGCCAACACATTGCTCCTGCTGCGGCTGGTAATGAAAAAACGCTATATCAATGCCGAAGTTGGTCCGCACAATAGCATCTTTTATATTATGATACTGGCTGCTTGAACAAAGATCAAAAATCTGATATTGTTCTTTTAAATCCAACCGCGAAGCTAAACTATGCCTGCGCTGGTCTGAACAAATATCCAAAATAATAAGCGGTTTATGCACCTGTTTGCTTAAGCCCAAAGCCAGATTAAGGGCGTAAATGCTTTTCCCGGACTGCGAATAAGAGCTAAAAATCGAGATGACCGTGCTTTCAAATACAGTCTTGGGATGCAAATCTTTATTCTTAAGCCGCCGCGACAGGGTCCGGCTTAAATCTATCGCCAAACCGGGCAGCTTCTTAAGAAGCTGGTCAAAATCATCCTTCTTAATCTCTAAGATCAAACAATCATTAAGGGCCCTGGCGGTTACAGAATGCGGCTCACCGGTTAACAAAGAAATAATCCCGAAATACTTACCCCTGTGTAAATGCTCAAGCTGTATTTCATCACCGTGCTCGTCATAAGTAAAAATAACCACCCTGCCTAAAATAATACAATAAAAGCAGGATACAGGAGCTTGTTGGGCATAAATAACCTGGCCCTTTTTATATTCCACGATTTGGCAAGAATCCCGAATACTCTTTAGATCTTCGGGGCTAAGCGCGGAAAACAAAGGAATGTCTTTTATTATTTTATCTTTATCGATTTGATCCATATAGCCAGCCAATCTTTTTACTCTTCTGCGGCGAAATCCCAACCTCCGAAGCTTACTTCGCTCAATCGGGGCGCCGGGATAAACAATTCTCCTTACAAACCAAAGCGTATTTTAAAGCGCTGGGCCTTATTTCCCTTTCAAAAGTATTATAATCCACTTTCACAAGCCCAAAACGCGGAGCAAAGCCTTTATCCCATTCAAAATTATCCAAAAGAGACCAATAGAAATAACCTTTGACTTTTGCCCCCTGTTTTATAGCTTCAAGCACCTGCTCTAAATGGGAACGGATAAATTCCCAGCGCAAAGTATCATCTTCTAGGCAAACGCCATTCTCAAGTATCACAATCGGCAGGTTATATTTTTTCATCCCGCATAATAGGCTAAGCAAACCTTGCGGATAAATATCCCAACCCATATAATTTTTGGGCAACCGGCTGTGATTTTGGGTGCAGACATCAAGCACTAAATTCCTAAAAAGCCAACCCTTCATCTCCACTAATTGCCGGGTGTAATAATTAATCCCGATATAATCAAGTGTTTTAGCGCGGAATAGTCTATTCAAAAAACTGTAATTATAATATTTATCCCTTATAAAACTGGCTACCGCGTTAATCATCTTCCCGGGGCAAGGCACAAAGGCCTGGATATTATGGGCAATGCTTACCATGGCAGATGGCAGATTATTTTTCTTGTAGAAATCGTGTATTACCCGGTATGCCATTTGATGAGCAAGCGCAAAATTATTTTCGACTTGCCTTGCCTTGGAAAAAGATTTTTCCTGGGGAGGCCAAGCCCCCACAGCAAAAGAATGGTAGGAATAGACAAGCGGCTCATTAATGGTAACCCAATAACACACCTTTTCGCCAAGATGCTCTACGACATAATGGACATATTTGGCAAAATATTCTGCGCTCTTGGGGCACAGCCATCCTCCAATAGCGGCAAACCATAGCGGGTTGGTAAAATGATGCAAGGTCACCACGGGCTTAATACCGCGCTTTTTTAACGCATCTAAAACTTGAGCGTAATGCTTGATTTCTTCAGAGGAAAATTCATCAGCAGTCGGCTGAATACGCGCCCACTCTAGAGACAGGCGATGGGCGTTGTGGTTTAGGGACCGGGCAATTTCAAAATCTTTTTCGTAAAGCTGGTAATGCTTGCAGGCATCCCCGGATCTTTGTTTCCCGGATTTAATTTCCCATTCCCGCCAATCAGAATTATTATTATTGCCCTCTACCTGATAAGAAGAACAAGACGCTCCCCAAAGAAACCCTTCTGGAAATTTAAGCATAGTATTCCTATTATAACATTGAACGATTTAAAAACTCAACAAAAAAACGGCCAATAAAACAAACGGTTTATCGCTAACCCTTTTGCCTTTATCGGCCGTTTAAAATAAACTGGAGTATCAACGCGCTTTTTTCTGCGGAACCTGCTGTTCCGGAGGATTTAAATACGTGCTCAAAACCTCCCAAGTCTTTGGCCCTACTTTGCCGTCTGCCTTAAGATTGTTGGCCTTCTGGAACGCTTCTATCGCCTTCTTGCTCATAGGCCCAAGCTTACCATCAATATTTCCAGTATAGAAACCGGCATTCTTAAGAGCTGCCTGAATCTCTTGATTGCTGGGTTTATAGGGGCCCACCGGAGGAAGGCTTGTCGCCTGTATCCCGGCCGGGGCAGCCTGCTGCCCAACGGAAACATTGGCTTGCGGGGTAGTTTGCGGCATAGATTTATTATCCACTACTACGGAAGTCTGAGTCTTTAAAGAATCCATGGACTCTACGGATAAAGGCTCTTGCAATTCTTCCAAATCCTGCGGCTTTTTACTACAGCTTGATAAACCGATTGCCAAAAACGCTATTAACATTAAATATAATACCTTTTGCATCTTTTCACCTCCTTTGGTGGTTATTGATTATTGTAATACTACCTTTTGCGAAAAGCAAATAAAAAAATATTAAACACAAAGATCCGGCTGCTAAGAAGGCCTGTGACGCGCCTATAATTTGCGCCACCCACCCCGCGAATAAACTGCCCAAAGGCATTCCTCCGGAAAAGGTAAGCATAAAAATGCTGATTACCCGGGAGCGAAATTCATCCGGGGCAGAACTCTGCAAAATAGTATTAATAATGCTGGTAACGCTTACCGCACTATAGCCGATTAAAGATAAAAGAACAAGCGAAAGAATATACACCTTGCACAAAGAAAAAAGTATCAAACCCAAAGAAAAAATAAAAGCGTTTATAAAAAGAAACTTTTCCTTATTTCTGAAATCACCTACACTGGCTAAGCTTACCGCAGATAACAATGCCCCCGCTCCGCTTGCGGACATCATCATCCCTAAGCCTGAAGGCCCCAAACCAAAAAAATCCTTTGCTAAAACCGGCAAAAGTACCACATATGAAAGCCCGAACACGCTTATTGTCCCAACCATCAGCATCAAAACTTTAATCCCGGGATTATTGCGCACAAAGCGCAAACCTTCGCGCAAATCACCAAGAAAATCTTTCATGCCAGCGCGTTTATACGGGCTTAATTTAATCACCATTAAAGCGGCAAGCACCGCTAAGAAACTAAAACCATTTATGTAAAAACATCCTGCCATGCCAAGGCTGGCAATAAAAATACCTCCCAGCGCCGGGCCTAAGACCCGCGCAGAATTAAAAGCTGCTGAATTTAGCGCTATAGCATTAAGCAAGTGCCTCTTCCCGACTAATTCCACCACGATTGACTGGCGCGTGGGAGAATCAAAAGCCATAACTATGCCATTTAAGAAAGCAATCATCATTATTGCCTGCACAGTAACCAATTTCTCTTGCACTAAGAATGCCAAAGTAAACGCTAAGGCCATAAAAATAGTCTGGGTTAAAATAAGGATATTTTTCTTATTGAGCCTATCGGCAAATACTCCGGCAAAAAGAGAAAAAACCAAAATAGGGGCTGTCCCCAAGAAAGCTACTACCCCTAAAAGCCAGGCAGAACCGGTTAAGTCAAAAACTAGCCAACTCTGAGCAACCGTCTGCACCCATGAGCCGGTAAAAGAAACAAGCATGCCCAGCCAATAAACACGAAAATCTTTTATCTTAAACGCGTCAAACATATTATTTTTATTTTCTTAAGGAAAATGAACGGATAATCCGGAGGGAGTCATTATTAATAGAATGAGAAATGAGTATGAGTAGTGATTAACCCACGACTCACCCCTGTTAATATATTTTTACGTTGAAAGCAAACTTCTTCTCCGTAAATAACTTTATGCAGGCCTCCGCTACTGCCATATCATAAAAAATGCCTTTTCTGCTATTTATTTCCTCCAGGGCTTTCTCTATGCCTAACGCCGGCCTGTAAGGCCTGTGAGATGCCATGGCCTCTACAACATCAGCCACGGCGATAATCTTGGATTCAAAAAGGATTTTATCAGCTGTCAACCCCGAAGGATAACCAGAACCATTGATGCGCTCATGATGCTGCAAAACAATATCCGCTATCGGCCAGGGGAATTCTATGGGTTTTAAAATATCATAACCGACCTGCGGATGGATTTTAATAAGCGTGAATTCCGCTTCACTTAAGGTCCCGGGCTTGTTTAATATTTCCGAGGGAACATAGACTTTCCCGATATCGTGGATGACCGCGGCCATACTTACACCGCTTACCTCTTTTTCATTCAAACCCAGTTCCTTGGCCAACTGATAAGCTAATTGTGCCACTCTCTGCTGATGCCCGGCAGTATAAGGGTCTCTTTTTTCCACCGCCGATGACAAAGCGGCTACGGTTTCAGCTAAAAGATGCTCAATATTCTCATAATAATGGTTTAAAAGATCCCTAAGCGATACTATCCCCACGATAGAGCCGTCTTTAACTACCGGCATATGGCGTACGCCATATTTTTGCATCAACTCCATGACGCTAACATATGATTCATCGTGATTGGCGGTTTTAAGGCCTGTGGTCATAATGTCTTTTAGCTTAATTGAAGAAACGCCACCGGTTGCGATAAAATCCACACGGGTCAACAAATCTCTTTCAGTAAATATTCCTACGGTATTGCCGCCTTCTTGGATTAAAAGCGAACTTACCGCGTGACGGCGCATAGCATTTATAGCTTCCAAGAGGCTGGATTGAGCGTCTATATTAACAATGTTTTTCTGCATATAGTCAGATACGGTCTTATCCATTTTTGCCTCCTTGTGCAAAAAACAAGAAAGATTCAATATCTTTGCGCGCCTTATCCTTTACATCCACAAAACACACTCCCAATTTATACATATTATCTTTTTCCACAGTGCAATAACGCACCTGGCCCCTTAATTTTATATCGCCTGTTAAATCAAGGCCAAAATCTTTTACTTGGGCGAATGAAAATTGCACATAGAGTATTGACCCCACAGAAATATCCATGTGGCTAAGCAACGATATCCCGCCTTCGCTTATATCTAAAAGTAACCCCTTTTCGTTTTTATCGCCATGCCGGATGACAACATCAAGGACCGCCTCTCTACGATAAGTAACGACAAGCTGTATTCTAAATCTTTTATGTTTGCGCTTATCAAAGCCGGAATAAGAAACAGTCATATTATATTGATTTTTTATATAGAGTAAACCAAGTAGTAAGATTATACCTTAAAATATAATATTTTACTACGGAATTTTATAAACTAGCGAACATAATTGGTAAGGATCAGCAATGGGGCTGGGTAATGAGTTTAGGGCGGGGGCAAGAATAATAATAAGTTTAAGAGTTAGAACAAATCGGAAACGATTATTTTATGTAAATCGGCCGCGCACGATAATGTGTGTGTAAAAGTTGATGCGCCTTCTGGCTTAATGGCTTCTCCAGGAATTGCGCGTATAATTTCTTTACATAAGGATTATCGTGAGAACAACGAAACTGTCTATCGCGGTCATCTTGATACAAGCCAGCGGCCCTCTTAATTCTTAACTCATCGGTAACTCCATAAGGCTGCCCGCCGCCGCCCACGCACCCACCGGGACAAGCCATAACTTCAATAAAGTGATACGGCAGCTCTTGTTTGTTTTTCTTGGCTTCTCTTACTTTATTTAAAACATACTCCACGTTGCTTAAGCCATGGGCTACGGCAATACGCACAGTAATATCTTTTATTTTTATTTGCGCCTCTTTTACCCCTTTTAAGCCGCGAGTTTCTTCTAGGTCCACTTTCCCTAAATTAGACCCGGTAATTAAATTATAAGCGGTGCGTAACGCCGCCTCCATAACTCCGCCAGTTGCCCCGAAAATTACTCCTGCTCCAGTGTAATCACCTAAGATATGATCCGGCGCCTCATCAGGCAGATTCACAAAATCTATCCCTGCCTGCTTGATCATACGGGCTAATTCACGGGTAGTTAAAACTACATCCACGTCCTGGCATCCGGAAGCAAACATTTCATCGCAGCGCTGGATCTCATATTTCTTGGCAGTACAAGGCATGATAGAAACCATAAACATATCTTTGCGCTGAATCTTGTTTTGTTCGGCATAATAAGTCTTGGCTAAAACCCCTAACATTTCTTGAGGTGATTTTGCCGAAGAGAAATTATCAACCATATCCGAATGGAATTTCTCCATAAAATCCACCCATGAAGGGCAGCAAGTGGTAATAAGCGGCAGATTCTCCGGGCGATTGGTAAATCTCTCCACAAATTCCGCGCTTTCCTCCATGATCGTCACATCGGCACTGAAATTAGTATCAAAAACTGCCCTAAAGCCTAAGCGGCGTAAAAGCGCGTATAATTTACCGGTCAAATTTGTCCCTATGGGAAGGCCAAAGGCTTCTCCTATGGCAACTCTTACCGCCGGGGCAATTTGCACCACGCAATACTTTTGCGGGTTTTGCAGCGCCTCCCAGGCTCTGGCAGTTTCATCTTTTTCCACTATAGCCCCAGTCGGGCAATGCGCCGAGCACTGGCCGCAGCGCACACAAGGCGAATCAGCAAGTTTTATATCCCCCGCGGGAGAAATTCTTGTATTAAACCCTCTATCAAGAAAAGACAAGGCCCAAACATCCTGCACATCTTGACAGACCTGCACGCATCTGCCGCAAAGAACGCATTTCTGCGGTTCAAGCATTATTGTTCCAGTAGAATCATCTGCTGGCAAATCCTTCAGATAATTGCCGAATTCCTCTTCGCGAATACCAAAGTCAGCAGCTAATTTTTGTAATTCACAATTATTATTCCTGCCGCATTTTAAACAATCATTGGGATGCTTAGAGAGGATCAATTCTAATACCGTTCTTCTAATCGATACTATCTCCGGGTCATGAGTAATAATATCCATTTTATCTTCTAAGGGCGTGCAGCAGGCACGAAGCATCTTGGCTGATCCTTTGATCCTGACAATGCAAATACCGCAGGCAGCCGAAGCGATTAAATCCGGATGCTTACAAAGAGTTGGTATTTTTATATATACCTTCTTTGCGGCATCAAGGATGCTTGTGCCTTCTTTTACTTCAACTTCTATGCCATTTATCTTTGCTTTTACCATTTATTAATCCTTGGAAATTGCCTGAAATTTGCATACCTCAAAACACTTCTCGCATTTTATGCATTTATCTAATTCAATATAAAAACCTTTTTCCCTGTCTCCGGCAATCGCGTTAACCGGGCAATTAGCCACACAGACGCGGCAACGCTTACATTTATCCTGAATAATACTATAGGTAATAAGGGTTTTGCATTTATGCGACAGGCAGCGCTTATTAATAATATGTTCCTTGTATTCGGTTTCAAAATATTTTATCGTGGAAACAATCGGGTTAGAAGCAGTTTGCCCCAGCCCACACAACGAAGCTTTTTGCATAGCCTGTGAAATCTTCTTAAGCTTGCTTATGTCTTCAAGTTTCCCATGCCCCTCGCAGATACGGTTTAATATATCAAGCATCTGAAAGCCTCCGATACGGCAAGGCGCGCATTTGCCACAGGATTCATCCACGCAAAAACCTAAATAAAATTTAGCGATATCTACCATACAATCGCTTTTATCCATAACAATCATGCCGCCTGAACCCATGATCGAGCCTAATTTCTGCAGATTCTCATAATCTACCGCGGTATCGAGGTATTCCTGCGGGATAACCCCGCCCGAAGGCCCGCCTGTCTGCACTGCCTTTATGGGATACTGGGCGCCTAAACCTCCACAGATATCAAAAACAATTTCCTTCAAAGTCGTGCCCATAGGAACTTCCACAAGGCCCGAATTCTTAACTTTTCCGGTAATCGCGAAAACCTTTGTCCCTTTAGATTTATCTGTGCCGATCTTGGCGAAATTATCCCCGCCGTTTAGAATAATATAGGCAATGTTAGCTAAAGTCTCCACATTATTTATTGCTGTGGGCTTGCCCCACAAACCTTTAACCGATGGATACGGCGGCCTGGGGCAAGGCGTCCCGCGCCTTCCTTCTATAGAGGCAATCAACGCTGTTTCCTCTCCGCAGACAAACGCTCCGGCGCCTAAACGGATATCCACATTAAAAGAAAATTTACTTCCTAAGATATTTTCCCCCAGGAATCCCCAATCACAGGCCTGCTTTATGGCTTTTTGGATCCTCTCTATGGCCAAAGGATACTCTGCGCGAACATAAAAATAACCTTTAGTCGCGCCGATAGCAAAACCGGCAATGATCATGCCTTCTATAACTGAATGAGGATCCCCCTCAAGCACACTTCTGTCCATATACGCGCCTGGATCCCCTTCATCCCCGTTACAAATAATATATTTCTGGTCCGCTTCAGGCTTTCTTGTAGCCAACCACTTCATCCAAGTAGGATACCCTGCTCCGCCTCTGCCGCGTAAACCGCTTTTCTTCATTTCTTCGATCACGGCTTCCGCGGACATAGATGACAAAACCTTAGAAAGGGCGGCATAGCCATCATTAGCAATGTAATCTTCAATACTTTCCGGGTCTATCAAACCGCAGTTGCGAAGCACTATCCTTAACTGCTTAGAGCTAACAGGGTGGTCTAATTCCTGGATCAACTGGCCGTCTTTGAGGGTTTTTTCAATGATCTTCTTTATGTCCTCTTCCTTAATATTAGC encodes:
- a CDS encoding cohesin domain-containing protein produces the protein MKSNNLCVFGLVMAVILLSGCAKVKEAAKGFAGISTEQLEQSRGNAIKNTVAYDYDTTLKEVQSALNKAKAYIYAQDPKKQMIAIYLSETDTTPVGIFLTKNGQSTVIEVVSPSTFAKESIASALSKSFEEKARSERAIEVSLSDIQAKANDKGITIALSTSDISGLGFIACEATIKFDPAAIKITSVNNSGSIVSAWGNPVYNITDGQVKVASYGVNSASGQGVLFNLAAEIAPDAKPGTSTLEIVSFKFNDGKTKTTLKNGTVTIIQLNSSQP
- a CDS encoding cyclic nucleotide-binding domain-containing protein; its protein translation is MDQIDKDKIIKDIPLFSALSPEDLKSIRDSCQIVEYKKGQVIYAQQAPVSCFYCIILGRVVIFTYDEHGDEIQLEHLHRGKYFGIISLLTGEPHSVTARALNDCLILEIKKDDFDQLLKKLPGLAIDLSRTLSRRLKNKDLHPKTVFESTVISIFSSYSQSGKSIYALNLALGLSKQVHKPLIILDICSDQRRHSLASRLDLKEQYQIFDLCSSSQYHNIKDAIVRTNFGIDIAFFHYQPQQEQCVGKLVDVMNFLVNDYNYVVLDLPSIMDDFVFRVLNQSDALHLLTSPDPVDLKKTRNLIDHLREKFEFPEDKIKVVINEYKLAKIAYLEQAELLEHNIFATLPRIGFSASERLILDAASSEYSQAVRRICRQVGETQVGLALGVGVAYGFCHVGVLKVIEEENIPIDVISGASMGAVIAGLWAMGKSSQEILQATEDFKDPRYIWEIIDLTLPLVAFVKGKKLYAFLKKHFGNKTFYDLRLPLKIVASDVKRKQPKVIEKGLLADAIMASCSMPGIFRPFLFKGEVLFDGGLIHPVPTEPLFSAGVKKIIAVNVTPSKEDLASSAAIDKPVKRSWFNLGQYYKDRMKMNIFNAVFSSIEFMQSELAQREGKLADIILHPDTKGLHWMELSRAQDFVKRGEEEARRNLDKILQLVNE
- a CDS encoding glycoside hydrolase family 1 protein, which produces MLKFPEGFLWGASCSSYQVEGNNNNSDWREWEIKSGKQRSGDACKHYQLYEKDFEIARSLNHNAHRLSLEWARIQPTADEFSSEEIKHYAQVLDALKKRGIKPVVTLHHFTNPLWFAAIGGWLCPKSAEYFAKYVHYVVEHLGEKVCYWVTINEPLVYSYHSFAVGAWPPQEKSFSKARQVENNFALAHQMAYRVIHDFYKKNNLPSAMVSIAHNIQAFVPCPGKMINAVASFIRDKYYNYSFLNRLFRAKTLDYIGINYYTRQLVEMKGWLFRNLVLDVCTQNHSRLPKNYMGWDIYPQGLLSLLCGMKKYNLPIVILENGVCLEDDTLRWEFIRSHLEQVLEAIKQGAKVKGYFYWSLLDNFEWDKGFAPRFGLVKVDYNTFEREIRPSALKYALVCKENCLSRRPD
- a CDS encoding peptidoglycan-binding protein yields the protein MQKVLYLMLIAFLAIGLSSCSKKPQDLEELQEPLSVESMDSLKTQTSVVVDNKSMPQTTPQANVSVGQQAAPAGIQATSLPPVGPYKPSNQEIQAALKNAGFYTGNIDGKLGPMSKKAIEAFQKANNLKADGKVGPKTWEVLSTYLNPPEQQVPQKKAR
- a CDS encoding MFS transporter — protein: MFDAFKIKDFRVYWLGMLVSFTGSWVQTVAQSWLVFDLTGSAWLLGVVAFLGTAPILVFSLFAGVFADRLNKKNILILTQTIFMALAFTLAFLVQEKLVTVQAIMMIAFLNGIVMAFDSPTRQSIVVELVGKRHLLNAIALNSAAFNSARVLGPALGGIFIASLGMAGCFYINGFSFLAVLAALMVIKLSPYKRAGMKDFLGDLREGLRFVRNNPGIKVLMLMVGTISVFGLSYVVLLPVLAKDFFGLGPSGLGMMMSASGAGALLSAVSLASVGDFRNKEKFLFINAFIFSLGLILFSLCKVYILSLVLLSLIGYSAVSVTSIINTILQSSAPDEFRSRVISIFMLTFSGGMPLGSLFAGWVAQIIGASQAFLAAGSLCLIFFYLLFAKGSITIINNHQRR
- a CDS encoding CBS domain-containing protein, which codes for MDKTVSDYMQKNIVNIDAQSSLLEAINAMRRHAVSSLLIQEGGNTVGIFTERDLLTRVDFIATGGVSSIKLKDIMTTGLKTANHDESYVSVMELMQKYGVRHMPVVKDGSIVGIVSLRDLLNHYYENIEHLLAETVAALSSAVEKRDPYTAGHQQRVAQLAYQLAKELGLNEKEVSGVSMAAVIHDIGKVYVPSEILNKPGTLSEAEFTLIKIHPQVGYDILKPIEFPWPIADIVLQHHERINGSGYPSGLTADKILFESKIIAVADVVEAMASHRPYRPALGIEKALEEINSRKGIFYDMAVAEACIKLFTEKKFAFNVKIY
- a CDS encoding PilZ domain-containing protein; this encodes MTVSYSGFDKRKHKRFRIQLVVTYRREAVLDVVIRHGDKNEKGLLLDISEGGISLLSHMDISVGSILYVQFSFAQVKDFGLDLTGDIKLRGQVRYCTVEKDNMYKLGVCFVDVKDKARKDIESFLFFAQGGKNG
- a CDS encoding NADH-dependent [FeFe] hydrogenase, group A6; this encodes MVKAKINGIEVEVKEGTSILDAAKKVYIKIPTLCKHPDLIASAACGICIVRIKGSAKMLRACCTPLEDKMDIITHDPEIVSIRRTVLELILSKHPNDCLKCGRNNNCELQKLAADFGIREEEFGNYLKDLPADDSTGTIMLEPQKCVLCGRCVQVCQDVQDVWALSFLDRGFNTRISPAGDIKLADSPCVRCGQCSAHCPTGAIVEKDETARAWEALQNPQKYCVVQIAPAVRVAIGEAFGLPIGTNLTGKLYALLRRLGFRAVFDTNFSADVTIMEESAEFVERFTNRPENLPLITTCCPSWVDFMEKFHSDMVDNFSSAKSPQEMLGVLAKTYYAEQNKIQRKDMFMVSIMPCTAKKYEIQRCDEMFASGCQDVDVVLTTRELARMIKQAGIDFVNLPDEAPDHILGDYTGAGVIFGATGGVMEAALRTAYNLITGSNLGKVDLEETRGLKGVKEAQIKIKDITVRIAVAHGLSNVEYVLNKVREAKKNKQELPYHFIEVMACPGGCVGGGGQPYGVTDELRIKRAAGLYQDDRDRQFRCSHDNPYVKKLYAQFLEKPLSQKAHQLLHTHYRARPIYIK